From Lysinibacillus sp. SGAir0095, the proteins below share one genomic window:
- a CDS encoding M15 family metallopeptidase produces MASITTTIRDLNELSSTAQLACKLLFQECYKAGITDIFITETYRSQARQDYLYAQGRTRPGQIVTWTKSSNHTSRLAWDIAVAPPKSLYDVTTLTIVGNIAKKLDITWGGTWSNNIDLPHFEVKSNWVMPEGYKLEGDVIVPTSSQVRVQLIKKEELTVSQYEELKSEIEALKKELANKANSNSSATVGSSHKESYEWAKGLGLTDGSNPAGALTRQQLFTVLKRYHETFVQNNAAVSASHKEAWDKIISLGITDGSNPRALATREQIGTMLNRVINIK; encoded by the coding sequence TTGGCATCAATAACAACAACTATTAGAGATTTAAATGAATTATCTAGTACCGCACAATTAGCTTGTAAGTTGTTGTTTCAGGAGTGTTATAAAGCTGGAATTACAGACATTTTCATCACAGAAACTTATCGTTCCCAAGCGCGGCAAGATTACTTATATGCGCAAGGCCGTACTAGACCAGGACAAATTGTTACTTGGACAAAATCTAGTAATCACACGTCTCGTTTAGCTTGGGATATAGCTGTAGCACCTCCAAAATCTCTGTATGATGTGACAACACTTACAATCGTTGGAAATATTGCAAAAAAGTTAGACATCACTTGGGGTGGTACGTGGAGCAATAATATTGATCTTCCACACTTCGAGGTGAAATCAAATTGGGTAATGCCTGAAGGTTATAAACTTGAAGGCGATGTTATTGTACCCACTTCGAGTCAAGTAAGAGTTCAATTAATCAAAAAGGAGGAATTAACAGTGTCACAATATGAAGAGCTTAAAAGTGAAATAGAAGCATTAAAAAAAGAATTGGCAAATAAAGCAAATTCAAACTCTAGTGCAACTGTTGGCTCATCTCACAAAGAATCTTACGAATGGGCAAAAGGTTTAGGGTTAACCGACGGATCCAATCCAGCAGGGGCCTTAACTCGTCAACAATTATTTACTGTGTTAAAACGATATCATGAGACGTTTGTACAGAATAATGCAGCTGTTTCAGCTTCACACAAAGAAGCTTGGGATAAAATAATTTCCTTAGGTATTACTGACGGCAGCAATCCAAGAGCACTAGCCACTCGAGAGCAAATTGGTACGATGTTAAATCGAGTGATCAACATTAAATAA
- a CDS encoding alpha-hydroxy acid oxidase, with amino-acid sequence MVQAMNSLSKVKDHTEIDKDIPVNFNDLQAVAKEKIPHENFEYIRGGASQEQTMRNNRIAFENYSFIPQLLNDTTAIDTNITLFDKTYTKPFIFSPVGMNKLEHPDGELAVVRAASKLGIPYSLSTVSSYSLEEVADAAPLHTKFFQLYWSADEEISFSMISRAEAAGYRAIILTIDTTISGWRTGDKKINFSPISNGYAKGNYVNDPIFQMHLSSGRYENYIDGIFKNINTPHLTWLHIEKIKNHTKLPVLLKGILHPKDAFKALECGVDGIIVSNHGGRQLDGVIGSLDALPEIVKVINGKIPVLFDSGVYSGVDAFKALALGADLVCIGRPYVYGLAIAGEHGVEQVMTNLYDEFVTTMMLAGVSSLDELKKVELVKRNSHV; translated from the coding sequence ATGGTTCAAGCGATGAATAGCCTATCAAAAGTAAAAGATCACACTGAAATTGATAAAGATATCCCAGTAAATTTTAATGACCTTCAAGCTGTGGCTAAAGAAAAGATACCACATGAAAATTTTGAATATATTCGTGGTGGAGCAAGCCAAGAGCAAACTATGAGAAATAACCGAATAGCCTTTGAAAACTATTCATTTATCCCTCAACTTTTAAATGATACAACTGCTATTGATACGAATATAACTTTATTCGATAAAACCTACACTAAACCATTTATATTTTCGCCAGTAGGGATGAATAAACTAGAACATCCAGATGGAGAATTAGCCGTTGTTAGAGCAGCTTCAAAACTAGGAATACCCTATTCATTAAGTACTGTTTCAAGTTATTCACTAGAAGAAGTAGCGGATGCCGCCCCTTTACATACAAAGTTTTTCCAATTGTACTGGTCAGCGGATGAAGAAATCTCATTTAGTATGATCTCTAGAGCAGAAGCTGCAGGATATCGTGCAATAATCCTAACGATTGACACGACAATCTCAGGATGGCGTACTGGGGATAAGAAAATTAATTTTTCACCTATTTCTAATGGTTATGCAAAGGGAAATTACGTAAACGATCCAATCTTCCAGATGCATCTATCGAGTGGTAGGTATGAGAATTATATCGATGGCATTTTTAAAAATATCAATACTCCTCATTTAACATGGTTACATATAGAGAAAATCAAAAACCATACGAAACTCCCGGTCTTATTAAAAGGAATTTTACATCCAAAAGATGCATTTAAAGCCCTAGAATGTGGAGTTGATGGAATTATCGTATCGAATCACGGGGGACGTCAGTTGGATGGTGTTATTGGCAGTCTGGATGCGTTGCCCGAAATTGTAAAAGTCATTAATGGAAAAATACCTGTTTTATTTGATAGTGGCGTCTATAGCGGGGTTGACGCATTTAAAGCACTAGCTTTAGGGGCAGATTTGGTTTGTATCGGTCGTCCATATGTATATGGGCTTGCCATTGCAGGTGAGCATGGAGTAGAGCAAGTGATGACAAATTTGTATGATGAATTTGTTACTACAATGATGTTAGCTGGGGTAAGTTCATTAGATGAACTGAAAAAAGTAGAATTAGTAAAAAGAAATAGTCATGTATAA
- a CDS encoding N-acetyltransferase, translating to MTLSISKELNNKYKQYIDEELYKFNLEHFPKDLSGRYEEVCLYLKDDNHIVRGGILSEICWNWLEIHTLMVDEEIRKSGYGSKLLSEIEKIARVKECDFIKVDTLSFQALDFYKKHGYEVYGTLDNVGRDFKHYYLKKDL from the coding sequence ATGACACTTTCTATTAGTAAAGAATTAAATAATAAGTACAAACAATATATTGATGAAGAACTTTACAAATTTAACTTAGAGCATTTTCCAAAGGATTTGAGTGGCAGATATGAAGAGGTCTGTTTATATCTCAAGGATGATAACCACATCGTTCGTGGTGGTATTTTAAGCGAGATTTGTTGGAATTGGTTAGAGATTCACACTTTAATGGTAGATGAAGAGATTAGAAAATCAGGCTATGGATCCAAATTATTATCAGAGATTGAGAAAATAGCTAGAGTAAAAGAATGTGATTTTATCAAAGTTGATACTTTAAGTTTTCAAGCATTGGATTTCTATAAAAAACACGGTTATGAAGTTTATGGTACTTTAGATAATGTCGGCAGGGATTTTAAGCATTATTACTTAAAGAAAGATCTGTAG
- a CDS encoding thioesterase family protein, whose protein sequence is MFVSEKQIEIRYAETDQMGVVYHANYLVWMEIGRTQLVSDAGFNYAGLEEQGYISPVLDLSIQYKKAMRYGQVATVKTWVESHSRLKTVYGYEILHEDGSIAATATSLHTLVKKDSFRPYPLSKVDPVWDAKYLEIALNKK, encoded by the coding sequence ATGTTTGTAAGTGAAAAACAAATAGAAATACGTTATGCCGAGACAGATCAGATGGGTGTGGTATACCACGCAAATTATTTGGTTTGGATGGAAATCGGTCGTACTCAATTGGTGAGTGATGCTGGTTTTAATTATGCTGGGCTAGAGGAACAGGGGTATATTTCTCCAGTGTTAGATTTATCCATTCAATATAAAAAAGCCATGCGTTATGGACAAGTTGCTACTGTGAAAACTTGGGTAGAATCCCATTCAAGGCTCAAAACAGTTTACGGCTACGAAATTTTACATGAAGATGGTTCGATTGCAGCAACTGCGACTTCTTTACATACCTTAGTTAAGAAAGATAGCTTCCGACCATATCCACTAAGTAAAGTCGACCCGGTTTGGGATGCAAAATATTTAGAGATTGCACTTAATAAGAAGTAA
- a CDS encoding YjcZ family sporulation protein: MSYSYDGGRNNNNDFVLIVVLFILLIIVGASFMRY, translated from the coding sequence ATGTCATATAGCTATGATGGTGGTCGTAACAACAACAATGATTTCGTATTGATTGTTGTTCTATTCATTCTTCTTATTATTGTTGGTGCATCGTTTATGCGCTACTAG
- a CDS encoding nucleotide excision repair endonuclease, giving the protein MIKIELPKPDVVIYQREQVLKDGEVPITPFHGFIDFHKITRENGGFFLFYNKANEVLFVGKARKIRQRIKKHFEDNVSPMKKYRDEIYKIEVYEVEDPMEREIYETYAINTLRAKHNIDKVFYE; this is encoded by the coding sequence TTGATTAAAATTGAATTACCAAAACCGGATGTTGTAATCTATCAACGTGAACAAGTCTTAAAAGATGGCGAGGTACCTATTACCCCTTTCCACGGGTTTATTGATTTCCATAAAATCACGCGCGAAAATGGTGGATTTTTCCTCTTCTATAACAAAGCAAATGAAGTTTTATTTGTAGGTAAGGCTCGAAAAATTCGTCAACGTATCAAAAAGCATTTTGAAGATAATGTTTCTCCGATGAAAAAATACCGTGACGAAATTTATAAAATTGAAGTTTACGAAGTGGAAGATCCAATGGAACGTGAAATTTACGAAACATATGCGATTAATACTCTTCGTGCAAAACATAATATTGATAAAGTATTTTACGAATAA
- the hutP gene encoding hut operon transcriptional regulator HutP: MALSKDRRIGKHAILLLLSENSAEHLVMLEQLNWKSCTGKVGSMDAHKVVAAIETAAKKNGVINPDLYRESHALYHAIIEALNGITRGQVQIGSVLRTVGLSFAVLRGNPYDNEQEGDWVAVSLYGTIGAPVKGSEHETIGLGINHI; the protein is encoded by the coding sequence ATGGCATTAAGTAAAGATCGCCGTATTGGTAAACACGCTATCTTACTTTTGCTATCTGAGAATTCGGCTGAACATCTGGTAATGCTCGAACAGTTGAATTGGAAGAGTTGTACGGGAAAAGTTGGATCGATGGATGCGCATAAGGTAGTAGCTGCGATTGAAACAGCGGCTAAGAAGAATGGAGTTATCAATCCGGACCTTTATCGGGAATCACACGCATTATATCATGCGATAATTGAAGCGTTGAATGGGATAACGAGAGGTCAAGTCCAAATCGGTTCTGTACTAAGAACAGTTGGTTTATCATTTGCTGTTTTACGTGGAAACCCATATGATAATGAGCAAGAGGGAGACTGGGTTGCTGTTTCCTTATACGGAACAATTGGCGCGCCAGTTAAAGGTTCTGAGCATGAAACAATTGGCTTAGGCATTAATCACATATAA
- the hutI gene encoding imidazolonepropionase, translating into MPRPIWIKHSAQLATLASDKKGPRTKEAMSDLGLIEDGSLWIENGLIQAVGTTKELEKHYLDRSHEAEIVDAMNHLVTPGLVDPHTHVVYGGSREREFEMRLQGATYMDIMNAGGGIHATTRMTREATKDELIEQATRRLDSFLAHGVTTVEGKSGYGMNLETELKQLKVMKRLQEQHMIDIVPTFMGAHAVPPEYKGREEDFVDYLIHDMLPVVAEEKLAEFNDVFCEKGVYTPEQSERILEAGKRLGLIPKIHADEIEPYGGAELAAKVGAISAEHLLKASEAGIKAMAKSGTIACLLPATALYLREEAAVGRKMIDEGVAVAISTDCNPGSSPTTSMPLVMNLACISMRLTPAESLTAATYNAACAINRQEQVGSLEVGKQADIVLWKTKSYQELQYLFGVNHVKAVWKKGVKVV; encoded by the coding sequence ATGCCAAGACCTATCTGGATTAAGCATTCAGCTCAATTGGCGACACTTGCTTCTGATAAAAAGGGACCACGTACGAAAGAGGCGATGTCTGATCTAGGTTTAATCGAAGACGGCAGCTTGTGGATTGAAAATGGGCTTATACAAGCTGTAGGGACTACGAAAGAACTTGAAAAACACTATTTAGATAGGTCGCATGAAGCAGAAATTGTTGATGCCATGAACCATTTAGTCACTCCAGGATTAGTGGATCCACATACACACGTGGTCTATGGGGGAAGCCGTGAACGAGAATTTGAAATGCGCCTTCAAGGGGCGACTTATATGGATATTATGAATGCTGGTGGAGGAATTCATGCGACAACCCGAATGACAAGAGAAGCAACAAAAGATGAGCTGATTGAGCAAGCAACACGACGTCTGGACTCATTTCTAGCACATGGTGTGACAACTGTTGAAGGAAAAAGCGGTTACGGTATGAATCTCGAAACAGAGCTAAAGCAATTAAAAGTAATGAAAAGGCTGCAAGAACAACATATGATAGATATCGTTCCAACTTTTATGGGCGCTCATGCCGTACCACCTGAATATAAGGGGCGTGAAGAGGATTTTGTGGATTACTTAATTCATGACATGCTTCCGGTAGTAGCTGAGGAAAAATTGGCGGAATTTAATGATGTGTTTTGTGAAAAAGGCGTTTATACACCTGAACAATCAGAGCGAATTTTAGAAGCAGGAAAACGTTTAGGGTTAATCCCGAAAATCCATGCAGACGAAATCGAACCATACGGGGGAGCAGAACTAGCAGCAAAAGTAGGGGCTATATCAGCTGAGCATTTATTAAAAGCATCCGAAGCGGGTATAAAAGCAATGGCAAAGTCGGGAACAATCGCTTGTCTACTCCCTGCTACAGCCTTGTATTTACGAGAAGAAGCAGCTGTAGGTAGGAAAATGATAGATGAGGGAGTTGCAGTGGCGATTTCTACCGATTGTAATCCGGGGTCTTCACCAACAACTTCAATGCCACTTGTTATGAATTTGGCTTGTATTTCTATGCGTCTTACTCCAGCTGAAAGCTTAACAGCAGCAACCTATAATGCTGCTTGTGCGATCAACCGACAGGAACAAGTGGGATCGCTCGAGGTTGGGAAACAAGCGGATATCGTACTATGGAAAACAAAAAGTTATCAGGAACTGCAATATTTATTTGGTGTAAACCATGTGAAAGCTGTCTGGAAAAAAGGTGTAAAGGTGGTGTAA
- the hutU gene encoding urocanate hydratase, with protein MKATTNNRITRLTGTKLNTKGWQQEAVLRMLMNNLDSDVAERPEDLVVYGGIGKAARNWESFDAIVKSLKELEIDETLLIQSGKPVAIFKTHMDAPRVLLANSNIVPAYANWETFHELDKKGLIMYGQMTAGSWIYIGSQGIVQGTYETFAELAKQHFNNTLRGTITVTAGLGGMGGAQPLAVTMNGGVCIAIEVDETRIDRRIETRYTDVKAYELDEAIQLAHEAKKEGKALSIGLLGNASDILPEMIARNFIPDALTDQTSAHDPLNGYIPTGMSLEAAAALRSSNPKEYVKLSKASMAKHVKAMLEMMEKGAITFDYGNNIRQVAKDEGVENAFDFPGFVPAYIRPQFCEGKGPFRWVALSGDPEDIYKTDQAILREFSENKHLCNWIRMAQDKIQFQGLPSRICWLGYGERVRFGKIINDMVANGELKAPIVIGRDHLDSGSVASPNRETEAMKDGSDVVADWPILNAMLNAVGGATWVSVHHGGGVGMGYSLHAGVVIVADGTKEAAARIERVLTTDPGMGVVRHADAGYELAKKTAREKGIKMPMLEKGADQ; from the coding sequence ATGAAAGCGACAACGAACAACAGAATTACACGTTTGACAGGCACAAAACTAAATACAAAAGGCTGGCAACAAGAGGCAGTCCTACGTATGCTGATGAATAATTTAGATTCAGATGTGGCAGAAAGACCAGAAGATTTAGTTGTGTATGGTGGAATTGGAAAAGCAGCGCGTAATTGGGAGTCGTTTGATGCGATTGTTAAATCACTTAAAGAACTTGAAATTGATGAAACATTACTTATACAGTCTGGTAAACCTGTGGCAATTTTTAAAACGCATATGGATGCTCCGCGTGTTCTTCTTGCGAATTCCAACATTGTACCGGCATATGCAAATTGGGAAACATTCCATGAACTCGATAAAAAAGGATTGATAATGTATGGACAGATGACTGCTGGAAGCTGGATATACATTGGCTCACAAGGAATCGTCCAAGGAACATATGAAACATTTGCGGAGTTAGCGAAGCAGCATTTTAACAATACTCTTAGGGGGACAATTACGGTTACAGCAGGGTTAGGTGGTATGGGTGGTGCACAGCCTCTTGCTGTAACAATGAATGGTGGTGTATGTATCGCAATTGAAGTTGATGAAACTAGAATTGACCGCCGAATTGAAACTCGCTACACAGATGTGAAAGCATATGAGTTGGATGAAGCGATTCAGTTGGCCCATGAAGCGAAGAAAGAAGGGAAAGCATTATCGATTGGTTTATTAGGTAACGCATCGGATATTCTTCCTGAGATGATTGCTAGAAACTTTATCCCTGATGCATTAACAGACCAAACTTCCGCTCATGATCCTCTAAACGGTTATATTCCTACAGGGATGTCACTTGAAGCAGCAGCAGCATTACGAAGCTCGAACCCTAAAGAATATGTCAAACTTTCGAAGGCGTCGATGGCAAAACATGTAAAAGCAATGCTTGAAATGATGGAAAAGGGAGCAATCACCTTCGACTACGGCAACAATATTCGTCAAGTTGCCAAAGATGAAGGCGTGGAAAATGCTTTCGACTTCCCAGGATTTGTTCCAGCCTATATACGTCCCCAATTTTGTGAAGGAAAAGGGCCTTTCCGTTGGGTAGCACTGTCGGGAGATCCTGAAGATATTTATAAAACAGACCAAGCAATTTTACGTGAATTTAGTGAGAACAAACATTTATGTAATTGGATTCGTATGGCGCAAGATAAAATACAGTTCCAAGGCCTTCCTTCGCGAATTTGTTGGTTAGGGTATGGAGAACGTGTCCGTTTCGGAAAAATCATCAATGACATGGTTGCAAATGGCGAGCTAAAAGCACCGATTGTTATCGGTCGTGACCACTTAGATTCTGGCTCTGTGGCCTCTCCAAATCGTGAAACTGAAGCTATGAAAGACGGATCGGATGTTGTTGCAGATTGGCCGATTTTAAATGCGATGCTAAATGCAGTTGGCGGCGCTACTTGGGTCTCCGTACATCACGGTGGAGGAGTGGGAATGGGCTACTCATTACACGCTGGAGTAGTTATTGTCGCAGATGGTACGAAAGAAGCAGCCGCACGCATTGAGCGAGTATTGACAACAGACCCTGGTATGGGTGTCGTGCGTCATGCTGATGCTGGATATGAACTTGCAAAGAAAACTGCGCGTGAAAAAGGAATCAAGATGCCGATGCTTGAAAAAGGGGCTGATCAGTAA
- the hutH gene encoding histidine ammonia-lyase produces the protein MVTLNGQTLTFSDVQKVLFEGEKVVYSEESMRKVQESRKAVEKIVSEERMVYGITTGFGKFSDVLIDKEDVEALQLNLIRSHACGIGEPFPEVVSRAMILLRANALLKGFSGVRPVVIERLLELLNAGIHPVIPQQGSLGASGDLAPLSHLALVLIGEGEVFYKGVKTPAIHALKKEAISAITLTAKEGLALINGTQAMTAMGVVAYLEAEKLAYQTELIASATIEGLRGIIDAFDEDIHLARGYREQVEVAERIRGYLADSTLITRQGELRVQDAYSIRCIPQVHGATWQTLNYVKEKLEIEMNAATDNPLIFDNGEKVLSGGNFHGQPIAFAMDFLAIAIAELANISERRIERLVNPQLNDLPPFLSPEPGLQSGAMIMQYVAASLVSENKTLAHPASVDSIPSSANQEDHVSMGTIGSRHAYQVITNTRRVLAIEAICGLQAAEIRGKDKMALATREFLVNARKIVSFINADRVFSKDIEAMNDWLKTGTFEFKRSKALI, from the coding sequence ATGGTTACATTAAATGGTCAAACACTTACTTTTTCAGATGTACAAAAAGTTTTATTTGAAGGAGAAAAAGTTGTTTATTCTGAGGAGAGCATGAGAAAGGTTCAGGAAAGCCGAAAAGCGGTTGAAAAAATCGTATCCGAAGAGCGAATGGTTTACGGGATTACGACAGGATTTGGAAAATTTAGTGATGTGCTTATTGACAAAGAGGATGTTGAAGCATTACAGCTAAATTTAATCCGTTCCCATGCTTGTGGGATAGGAGAGCCTTTTCCAGAGGTTGTTTCCCGCGCGATGATTCTCCTGCGTGCAAATGCATTATTGAAGGGCTTTTCCGGTGTACGTCCTGTGGTCATTGAAAGATTGCTAGAGTTATTAAATGCTGGTATTCATCCAGTGATTCCTCAGCAAGGATCACTTGGTGCCAGTGGTGATTTAGCCCCTCTCTCACATTTGGCTTTAGTGTTAATTGGGGAAGGAGAAGTTTTTTATAAGGGAGTGAAAACACCTGCAATTCATGCATTAAAGAAAGAAGCCATCTCTGCTATTACATTAACAGCAAAAGAAGGTTTAGCCCTTATTAATGGTACTCAGGCGATGACAGCAATGGGTGTTGTTGCTTACTTGGAAGCAGAAAAATTAGCTTACCAAACCGAGCTAATCGCATCAGCTACAATAGAAGGATTACGTGGGATTATCGATGCATTTGACGAAGATATTCATTTGGCACGAGGCTATAGAGAGCAAGTAGAAGTGGCAGAGCGCATTCGCGGTTACTTGGCGGACAGTACCTTAATAACAAGGCAGGGAGAGCTTCGTGTACAGGATGCATACTCAATCCGGTGCATTCCTCAAGTACATGGTGCCACATGGCAGACATTAAACTATGTCAAAGAAAAATTGGAAATTGAAATGAATGCTGCAACTGATAATCCGCTCATTTTTGATAACGGTGAAAAAGTCTTATCTGGTGGTAATTTCCACGGTCAACCGATTGCATTTGCCATGGATTTTTTAGCAATTGCCATAGCCGAACTAGCAAACATCTCAGAACGTCGAATTGAACGACTCGTAAATCCACAATTAAATGATTTACCGCCTTTTTTAAGTCCTGAACCAGGCTTACAATCAGGAGCGATGATTATGCAGTATGTCGCAGCTTCACTTGTATCTGAAAACAAAACTTTGGCACACCCAGCAAGTGTTGATTCCATCCCTTCTTCAGCAAACCAAGAGGATCATGTTAGTATGGGGACGATTGGATCACGACATGCCTATCAGGTAATTACAAATACACGCCGAGTGTTGGCGATAGAAGCCATTTGTGGTCTACAGGCAGCAGAAATTCGTGGGAAAGATAAAATGGCACTAGCTACTCGCGAATTTTTAGTGAATGCTAGGAAAATAGTCTCATTCATAAATGCGGACCGAGTGTTTTCCAAAGATATTGAAGCAATGAATGACTGGTTAAAGACTGGTACTTTTGAATTCAAAAGAAGTAAAGCATTGATATAG
- a CDS encoding agmatinase family protein, protein MSEHWLQVPEWSWNHSKEIHPSYVHHWIQQLKNMQSTPDMILFGAPISRSSISVSGASLYPSEFRRTWKGFATYNLDENVDLTHYKVADAGDVVMHTTDILLSHQRIQDTTKYLAEHYPNSTTCMIGGDHSTTACAVRGIKGAFLKETIGILQLDTHLDVRDPKELGPANGTPIRQLIDGKMVDGENVINIGLHGFFNAKPLIDYANEHNIQMVTLKQARKDGLTNTIKGALEQLSAKVDRIYVTVDMDVLDISVAPGVPASTPGGMTAIEMFDSLLEIGKHRSVKHIDFVCLDPSKDSAVGETVKTGVYAWLQFVTGCILQKNIQMGY, encoded by the coding sequence ATGAGTGAGCATTGGCTTCAAGTACCAGAGTGGTCCTGGAATCATTCAAAGGAAATTCATCCATCTTATGTTCATCATTGGATTCAACAACTAAAAAACATGCAGTCTACACCGGATATGATTCTTTTTGGAGCACCTATTTCGAGATCCTCCATTAGTGTGTCAGGGGCTTCCTTATACCCGTCAGAGTTTCGACGAACATGGAAAGGTTTTGCGACTTATAATTTGGACGAAAATGTAGATTTAACTCATTATAAAGTAGCAGATGCTGGGGATGTGGTAATGCATACAACAGATATTCTTTTATCTCATCAAAGGATTCAAGATACCACTAAATATTTAGCGGAACACTATCCAAATTCAACAACGTGTATGATTGGGGGTGACCATTCGACTACGGCATGTGCGGTTCGGGGGATTAAAGGAGCTTTTTTAAAAGAAACAATTGGAATCCTGCAACTAGATACACATCTTGACGTGAGAGATCCGAAAGAATTAGGACCGGCAAATGGCACTCCAATTAGACAATTAATAGATGGGAAGATGGTTGATGGAGAGAATGTCATCAATATTGGTTTACACGGTTTCTTTAACGCAAAGCCGCTGATTGACTACGCAAATGAACACAATATTCAAATGGTGACATTAAAGCAAGCGCGAAAAGATGGGCTTACAAATACAATCAAAGGAGCACTCGAACAATTATCAGCCAAAGTTGATCGTATTTACGTAACAGTTGATATGGACGTACTTGATATATCAGTTGCGCCGGGTGTACCGGCATCAACTCCGGGTGGAATGACAGCGATTGAAATGTTCGATAGTTTACTAGAAATTGGAAAGCATCGTAGTGTGAAGCATATTGATTTTGTTTGTCTAGATCCCAGCAAAGATTCAGCTGTTGGAGAAACCGTGAAAACCGGTGTTTATGCATGGTTACAGTTTGTTACAGGATGTATTTTACAAAAAAATATTCAGATGGGTTATTAA